From the genome of Candidatus Schekmanbacteria bacterium, one region includes:
- a CDS encoding prepilin-type N-terminal cleavage/methylation domain-containing protein has translation MRKSMNKLKDRKGFTLVELMVSVVLASILMITFYTLLNNQQKTYNSQDLIVEMQQNARTMMDMLTREFRSIGYGIPTVDNPSEIAVISNATENSITFLVDLNNAKASLTADYTAGQTSLSVDTVADTSADNYYGNFQSGDTIYITDGNKWESTTVTSSSEGTLNINAMTNDFSQGSVLHIINTVTYSLNPSDHKHSTDAATIKVTRSVDGATAQTVVDDIDYLEFKYYDENGNQISSASPYKNINLSLDERKSIRKIKVLIVARTSREDPYYSSSGTYNCGDTYNDGYHRMTLESEIKLRNVGLD, from the coding sequence ATGAGAAAATCAATGAATAAATTGAAAGACAGAAAGGGTTTTACCTTAGTTGAATTGATGGTATCGGTAGTCCTTGCATCGATATTGATGATTACTTTTTACACGCTTCTAAATAATCAGCAAAAAACCTATAACAGCCAAGACCTTATAGTCGAAATGCAGCAGAATGCGCGGACAATGATGGATATGCTTACAAGAGAATTTCGCTCGATTGGCTACGGCATCCCCACTGTTGACAATCCATCAGAAATAGCCGTGATTTCAAATGCTACTGAAAATTCCATTACCTTTTTAGTTGACTTGAACAATGCAAAAGCATCTCTTACAGCAGATTATACAGCAGGACAAACTTCTCTTTCTGTTGATACAGTGGCAGATACCTCGGCGGATAATTATTATGGCAATTTTCAGAGTGGTGATACAATTTACATAACAGACGGAAATAAGTGGGAATCAACAACTGTAACTTCAAGTTCTGAAGGGACATTAAATATCAATGCGATGACTAATGATTTTTCACAAGGTTCTGTGCTTCATATAATCAATACCGTAACATATTCTCTAAATCCATCTGACCATAAACATTCAACTGACGCCGCCACGATTAAGGTAACTCGCTCAGTAGATGGGGCAACTGCACAGACTGTTGTAGATGATATTGACTACCTGGAATTTAAATATTATGATGAAAATGGAAATCAAATTAGCAGCGCATCGCCCTATAAAAACATCAATTTGTCACTTGATGAGAGAAAGAGTATCAGAAAGATAAAAGTTCTAATCGTAGCTCGGACATCGAGGGAAGATCCTTACTATTCAAGCTCAGGAACTTACAACTGTGGAGATACATACAACGACGGTTATCATAGGATGACTCTTGAATCTGAAATAAAATTGAGAAATGTGGGATTGGATTGA